The Ziziphus jujuba cultivar Dongzao chromosome 7, ASM3175591v1 genome includes a region encoding these proteins:
- the LOC107424180 gene encoding zinc finger protein ZAT9, whose protein sequence is MEKHKCKLCLRSFSNGRALGGHMRSHMMNLPVPPKPEDEEESPPPPPPPPPQPQQTQSLQPQPHPIQLTEEAESASSSSSSSDEEGTEDGDEEKLGAYYGLRENPKRSIRLGDPEFSFAVDAGSVVLQDRESETESSKNPTRRRSKRTRKSGMSELQYHHHHHHQKIEEQEEGVMNNNNKIKFNKLSKTESWAEPEPVSSVSDTTTEEDVAFCLMMLSRDKWKKQEQQQDEKEDQEEEQEDEGERSLEDTDESEELKSSKNRTRGKYKCETCKKVFRSYQALGGHRASHKKIKLSNPTYEAELVQENAGTSSFIQDKKIHECPVCFRVFSSGQALGGHKRSHVTGSSATNSVKSLIKFGGDSLIDLNLPAPMDDDEISQIELSAVSDAEFVKTH, encoded by the coding sequence ATGGAGAAGCATAAGTGTAAGCTCTGCTTGAGGAGCTTCTCTAATGGAAGAGCTTTGGGAGGTCATATGAGGTCTCACATGATGAACCTGCCTGTTCCTCCAAAAcctgaagatgaagaagaatcaccaccaccaccaccaccaccaccaccacaaccACAACAAACACAATCACTACAACCTCAACCACATCCCATCCAACTCACTGAAGAGGCCGAGtcagcttcatcttcttcatcttcttccgaTGAAGAAGGAACAGAGGATGGAGATGAAGAGAAGCTTGGTGCGTATTATGGGCTGAGAGAGAATCCAAAGAGAAGCATTCGTTTGGGAGATCCTGAGTTCTCTTTTGCTGTGGATGCTGGGTCTGTGGTGCTTCAGGACAGAGAGAGTGAGACCGAGTCGTCGAAGAACCCAACTCGGAGACGATCCAAGAGGACTCGAAAATCGGGTATGTCAGAACTTCaataccaccaccaccaccaccaccagaaAATTGAAGAGCAAGAAGAGGGTGTTatgaataataacaataagattaaattcaacaaactgAGTAAGACCGAGTCATGGGCTGAGCCAGAACCGGTGAGTTCGGTTTCTGATACAACCACGGAAGAAGATGTTGCTTTTTGTCTCATGATGCTATCAAGGGACAAATGGaaaaaacaagaacaacaacagGACGAAAAAGAAGaccaagaagaagaacaagaagatgaaggtgAGAGATCCTTGGAGGACACTGATGAATCCGAGGAGCTCAAATCTTCTAAGAATAGAACACGAGGGAAGTATAAGTGTGAAACATGCAAGAAAGTGTTTCGATCTTATCAAGCACTTGGTGGGCACAGAGCAAGCCACAAGAAGATCAAACTCTCAAATCCTACTTACGAGGCTGAATTGGTGCAAGAGAATGCAGGAACTTCGAGCTTTATCCAGGATAAGAAAATCCATGAATGCCCAGTTTGTTTCAGAGTTTTCTCATCTGGGCAAGCTCTTGGTGGGCATAAGAGATCCCATGTTACTGGTTCATCAGCAACTAATTCTGTGAAAAGCTTAATTAAGTTCGGAGGAGACAGTTTGATAGATCTTAATCTTCCTGCTCCTATGGATGATGATGAAATTAGCCAAATCGAGCTCTCAGCAGTGTCTGATGCAGAATTTGTGAAAACCCATTAG